The following nucleotide sequence is from Nitratidesulfovibrio termitidis HI1.
CATCTACATCGATGAAATCGACAAGATCTCCCGCAAGGGCGACGGTCCCTCCATCACCCGCGACGTGTCGGGCGAAGGGGTGCAGCAGGCCCTCCTGAAGATCATCGAAGGCACCGAGGCCAACATCCCGCCCAAGGGCGGGCGCAAGCACCCGCAGCAGGAATTCATCAGGATGGACACCTCGAACATCCTGTTCATCCTTGGCGGGGCGTTCATCGGGCTGGACAAGCTGATCGGGCAGCGCATCGGCGGCGGGGCCATGGGCTTCGGCGCCAAGGTCGCCACCCGCAAGGATCTGCCCTTTGGCGAACTGCTGGGCCAGGTGCATCCCAACGACCTCGTGAAGTTCGGCCTGATTCCCGAATTCGTGGGTCGTATCCCCGTGGTGACCCACGTGGAGGAACTGAGCGAGGACGACCTGGTGCGCATCCTCACCGAGCCCAAGAACGCGCTGGTGCGCCAGTACCAGAAGCTGTTCGAACTGGACAAGGTGAGCCTGCGCTTCACCGCCAACGCGCTGAAGAGCATCGCCAGCCAGGCCATCGAGCGCAAGACCGGCGCGCGCGGCCTGCGCAACGTCATGGAATCGGTGATGCTCGACATCATGTACAAGCTGCCCTCGCAGCAGGACATCAAGGAGTGCGTCATCAACCGCGCCGTGGTGGAGAAAAGCCGCGAACCGGTGATGATCTACCACACCGAGGCCAAGACCGGCTCCTAGTGAATGCAACGGCGCGGTCCGCAAGGGCCGCGCCGTTATGGTTTCGCCCCACGCGCCTGCGGGGGGGGGCCTCATCGGCCTTCCGTAGGCTGCCTCCGCTCCCCTTCCTCCATATCCGGTGGGAACTTTTACGGGGGGCGCCCGTGCACGGGGCATCCGGCATGGCGCCAGCGGTGGATTTCCGCATGGTATCCCCCAAGATACCATGACGATTCCCACGGTGCCCCTGCGGTGGATGCGTTGACAACGGGAATCGGGACACTAGTTTGTGAGCATTGCGCCCCGTCTCGCACGCGGGGCTCCCGCGCCCCCTTCCGGCGCGCGGGCACCCGGCGGCCCTTGCCGCCGTTCTGGAGGAATGAATGAGCGATTTCGACGTTGATGGCGAAAAGGCCCGTCCCGTTCTGGACCTGCCGCTGATGTCGCTGCGCGAGGTGGTGATGTTCCCGCGCTCCATCGTGCCCCTGTTCGTGGGGCGCGAGGCGTCCATACGGGCCATCGAGAACGCCATCTCCGATTACGGCAAGAAGATATTCCTGGTGGCCCAGCGCGAGCCCGAAGTGGAAAAGCCCGGCGGCGAAGACCTGTTCGAGGTCGGCACCGTCAGCAAGATACTGCAACTGCTGCGCCTGCCCGACGGCACCATCAAGGTGCTGTTCGAAGGCCTGTACCGTGCCCGCTGGGAAGCCCTTGGCGAAGAAGGCGAGGGCGACTTTCCCCGCGCCTCCATCCTGCCCCTGCGCGAATCCGACGCCCTGACCGCAGAGTCCGAGGCTTTGGTGCGCGCCACGCAGGAAGCGCTGGAGGAATACAGCAAGATCAACAAGAAGCTGGCGCAGGAAACCCTGCTTGCCATCACCGCCATCAACACGGCGGGCCGTCTCGCCGACGCGGTGATGCCCCACCTGAAGGTGGACTACCGCAAGAAGCAGGAAGTGCTGGAACTGGAAGACCCGGTGGTGCGCCTTGAAAAGGTGTACGAGCTGCTCCAGGGCGAGATTGCCATCTCGTCCATGGAAAAGCGCATCAAGAACCGCGTCAAGAACCAGATGGAGCGCAACCAGCGCGAGTACTACCTGAACGAGCAGATCAAGGCCATCCACAAGGAAATGGGTCGCGAGGAAGACCCCCAGGCCGAGGTCAACGAGCTTGAACAG
It contains:
- the clpX gene encoding ATP-dependent Clp protease ATP-binding subunit ClpX — translated: MANTKGGSERELRCSFCGKGQDAVQRLIAGPGVYICDECVSLCNEIIAQEHITETVEEGKLLTPAEIKAKLDEYVIGQHQAKKILSVAVHNHYKRVFFASALGGEVELEKSNILLIGPSGSGKTLLAKTLARVLKVPFAIADATTLTEAGYVGEDVENILVQLLQNADYDIEAASKGIIYIDEIDKISRKGDGPSITRDVSGEGVQQALLKIIEGTEANIPPKGGRKHPQQEFIRMDTSNILFILGGAFIGLDKLIGQRIGGGAMGFGAKVATRKDLPFGELLGQVHPNDLVKFGLIPEFVGRIPVVTHVEELSEDDLVRILTEPKNALVRQYQKLFELDKVSLRFTANALKSIASQAIERKTGARGLRNVMESVMLDIMYKLPSQQDIKECVINRAVVEKSREPVMIYHTEAKTGS